A single window of Pyrus communis chromosome 10, drPyrComm1.1, whole genome shotgun sequence DNA harbors:
- the LOC137747231 gene encoding cyclin-D3-3-like codes for MALQEEPQELQNPPMAFDPSLFCEEGFEEDLGDNGSEEESENCDGFSKKQSSFPLIFLESDMFWENDELSSLISKEEQTHVCISGEISDGSLMAARKEVVEWILSVKAHYGFSSLTAFLAVNYFDRFIASRPFQRDKPWMSQLAAVACVSLAAKVEETHVPLLLDLQVEETKYVFEAKTIQRMELLVLSTLGWRMNPVTPNSYFDHIIRRFGLKSHPHWEFLWRCERLLLSVIADLRFTCYLPSVLATATMLYVIDEIEAFNPVEYQNQLMNVLKVSKDRVNECYKLIQELAGSVENQGHKRKHLSVPSSPNGVIDASFSCDTSSDSWAVASLDPRFKRSRLEDQQMRLPSLNRASVDVLSSSR; via the exons ATGGCTCTGCAAGAAGAACCCCAAGAGCTCCAAAACCCTCCAATGGCGTTCGATCCTTCATTATTCTGCGAAGAAGGATTTGAGGAAGATTTGGGAGACAATGGTAGTGAGGAGGAGAGCGAGAACtgtgatgggttttcaaaaaagCAATCATCTTTCCCTTTGATTTTCCTGGAAAGTGATATGTTCTGGGAAAATGATGAACTTTCCTCTCTAATCTCCAAAGAGGAACAAACCCATGTGTGTATCAGTGGAGAAATCTCAGATGGGTCTTTGATGGCGGCTCGGAAGGAGGTGGTTGAGTGGATTCTGAGTGTAAAGGCACACTATGGCTTCTCCTCTTTGACCGCCTTTCTGGCTGTGAACTACTTTGATAGGTTCATTGCCAGCCGGCCGTTTCAGAGGGACAAGCCGTGGATGAGTCAGCTCGCCGCCGTCGCCTGCGTCTCGTTGGCCGCCAAAGTGGAGGAGACCCATGTGCCCCTTCTCTTAGATTTGCAA GTGGAGGAAACAAAGTATGTTTTCGAAGCGAAGACCATTCAAAGAATGGAGCTTTTGGTGCTATCGACTCTCGGGTGGCGGATGAATCCAGTGACCCCAAATTCGTACTTTGATCACATTATCAGGAGGTTTGGTTTGAAGAGCCACCCGCATTGGGAGTTTCTGTGGAGGTGTGAGCGCCTACTTCTATCAGTCATAGCGG ATTTGAGATTTACATGTTATTTGCCTTCCGTATTAGCCACTGCGACAATGCTGTATGTAATCGATGAGATTGAGGCATTTAATCCTGTGGAATACCAAAATCAGCTTATGAATGTACTTAAAGTCAGTAAG GACAGAGTAAATGAGTGCTACAAGCTCATCCAGGAACTAGCAGGCAGCGTCGAAAACCAAGGCCACAAACGCAAGCATTTATCGGTACCCAGCAGCCCAAATGGAGTTATTGATGCATCTTTCAGCTGTGATACGTCAAGTGATTCGTGGGCTGTAGCATCACTGGATCCTCGATTTAAAAGGAGCAGACTGGAGGACCAGCAGATGAGGTTGCCCTCTTTAAATCGTGCGTCTGTGGACGTGCTGAGCAGCTCTCGTTAG